In the genome of Actinobacillus lignieresii, the window TAAAAGCAACCTCGATTACGATTAATGGAGTTGAAAAAGCGATTTTTAAAAATCCGAAAACGGATGACGGGTTGAAGAAATCGCAAAAAGGTCGGGTAAAAGTTCTTTCATCCGAACATTATATTGACGGATTAACTTCACAAGATGATTTTTCTGATGATTTACTCGAGCTGGTTTTTGAGAATGGCAAATTAATGAAACGTATTAGTTTCGATCAAATTAGAGCGACTATTAATATGCAAATATAACACCAAGGAATACTCGGATGGGTCTAGATAAAACTTCCGAGTATTCCGTAATGATTAAAATAACGCAAATTATTTCGTTAAATCAACTTGATATACCGCAAAGCCGATTTCGTCCGTACCGACTAATGTCATCGGATATTGCGCTTTTTCTTTAATAAATGCCGCCGCTTTTTCAGTCGGGGAAGTTTCAAAACGAATATCTAATTTCGTTTTGGCATTAATCGGTGCGATACGCCAGTTTTTATCGGCAGTCGGTACTACATGACCTTTTGCTTTACTTTCTGCCGAAATATAATTTGAAAGCACTTGGCGATTTTCATCCGGAGCGGCAAACACTATATGCTTATCGCCGGTACCCGGGAATTTTGCTCCGTATGCACGATAGTTATTGGTGGCGATTAAAAATTCCTGTTTCGGATCAACCGGTTTTCCATTAAAGGTTAAATTCACCACACGGTGCGAGTTTTCATTAATTAATTTACATTCGCCATCGTAACGAGCCGGTTGCGTAATATCAAATTGGTACTCTACTCCATCGATCACATCAAAGTTATAAGTACGAAAACCTTGCCAATCTAATAGACTTTGCGGTTGTGTACTGGTCGGGTCGATTTGTTTAAACATACCTGCGCTACATTCCAACCATTCTTTCAACTCTGCTCCGGTGACTTTCACTACCACAAGCGTATTTGGATATAGGTATAAATCCGCCGCATTACGGAAGGTTAATTGACCTTTGTCCACTTCGGTAAAACCGCTTGGATCATTTTTACGCACGCCCGCTTTAAACGGTGCGCAGGCACTTAATACCGGTAAACCGGCAAGTTCCGGTAAACCTTTAACAACGTTTTCAACATAGGCTTTTTGCGCTTGATTTACAATTTGAATTGTCGGGTCGTCTTGCACTAAAGCTAAATAGCTGTACATATTATCGGTCGCTTTACCAATCGGTTGCGATACGAATTTACGTGTTGCTTCATGGGTTTCTTTAAGTAATGCCGCAATTTCCGGATGGTTATCTACGGTTGCTTTTTTCGCTTCGGCATTATAAATCGGGCGAAGCGCCGCTTTACCATCAACTACCGCCCATTTGCCGTTTTGTTCGGCTAAACTCAAATCAACTACACTGATATTATTGCCCCAATAACCTGCCATGCTTTCCGGAACGCCTTTCATCGTACCTTTGACAATATCGGCATTCGGCGATTTTTCAAATTCTTTATTTGGGAATAGACGATGCGAATGACCGAAAATAACCGCATCGATGCCTTTTACATCGGCTAAATAGAATGCCGAATTTTCCGCACCTTCTTTATAAGGTTTATCGGACGGCCCAGTGTGTGCTAAGGCGATAATGACGTCAGCCCCCTTCTCTTTCACGATAGGCACGTATTTTTCTGCGGTTTTTACAATATCGCGAGCTTCCACTTTACCTTCAAGGTTTGCT includes:
- the cpdB gene encoding 2',3'-cyclic-nucleotide 2'-phosphodiesterase; amino-acid sequence: MLNRRRFIQLGASTMLILGTNKFAFAKAGNQADLRIIATTDIHGFLTDFDYYKDAPTEKFGFTRTASLIEQARKEVKNSVLVDNGDLIQGNPIADYQAAVGAKQGKADPAIAALNAMKYEVGTLGNHEFNYGLDYLTGAMKQANHPIINANIVKPGTDEPFFQPYFIQEKAIIDTHGQKQTIKIGYIGFVPPQVMVWDKANLEGKVEARDIVKTAEKYVPIVKEKGADVIIALAHTGPSDKPYKEGAENSAFYLADVKGIDAVIFGHSHRLFPNKEFEKSPNADIVKGTMKGVPESMAGYWGNNISVVDLSLAEQNGKWAVVDGKAALRPIYNAEAKKATVDNHPEIAALLKETHEATRKFVSQPIGKATDNMYSYLALVQDDPTIQIVNQAQKAYVENVVKGLPELAGLPVLSACAPFKAGVRKNDPSGFTEVDKGQLTFRNAADLYLYPNTLVVVKVTGAELKEWLECSAGMFKQIDPTSTQPQSLLDWQGFRTYNFDVIDGVEYQFDITQPARYDGECKLINENSHRVVNLTFNGKPVDPKQEFLIATNNYRAYGAKFPGTGDKHIVFAAPDENRQVLSNYISAESKAKGHVVPTADKNWRIAPINAKTKLDIRFETSPTEKAAAFIKEKAQYPMTLVGTDEIGFAVYQVDLTK